The following are encoded in a window of Thalassotalea insulae genomic DNA:
- a CDS encoding substrate-binding periplasmic protein, which yields MNFFIKLALVILIPSFITQADETKLKLASDEWCPFICIQGKQISHGFLVDASKDILKHANVNLTSLLLPLNRAMILAEQGKIDGIYAPTISDRFINSMPLTYSRACFFVNRQNKWRYTDIKDLSPVTVNVVDDYGYDGGPFDAFLSNAKKSKAANIIFRTGDIAAKTNVQLLLKQRIEILLEHEAVMSHLLTERNETHQIRKAGCLKHALPLVIGISNSHPNAKELIQTFNVGLTKLIESGRFTQLMETYHLTANQF from the coding sequence ATGAATTTTTTCATCAAGTTAGCCTTAGTTATTCTTATACCATCTTTTATTACTCAAGCCGACGAGACAAAACTTAAGCTGGCATCGGATGAATGGTGCCCGTTTATTTGCATTCAAGGCAAGCAAATCAGCCACGGTTTTCTTGTTGACGCCTCAAAAGACATTCTCAAACACGCTAACGTTAATTTAACGTCATTATTACTACCGTTAAATAGAGCGATGATCTTAGCAGAACAAGGAAAAATAGATGGTATTTATGCGCCGACAATCAGTGATCGATTCATTAACAGCATGCCGTTAACTTATTCGCGAGCTTGCTTTTTCGTCAACCGGCAAAATAAATGGCGTTATACCGATATTAAAGACTTAAGTCCGGTGACCGTCAATGTAGTAGACGATTATGGTTATGATGGCGGTCCATTTGATGCATTTCTCAGTAATGCCAAAAAATCCAAGGCGGCTAATATTATTTTTCGCACCGGAGATATCGCTGCCAAAACCAATGTCCAGTTGTTACTCAAACAGCGTATCGAGATATTACTTGAGCACGAAGCGGTGATGTCACATCTGTTAACGGAGAGAAATGAAACCCATCAAATCAGAAAAGCTGGCTGTTTAAAACACGCTTTGCCACTTGTGATAGGTATTTCCAACAGTCACCCCAATGCAAAAGAATTGATACAGACATTTAATGTCGGCTTAACAAAGCTAATAGAATCTGGCCGCTTCACCCAGCTGATGGAAACCTACCATCTAACCGCAAATCAGTTTTAA